In Leifsonia sp. ZF2019, a genomic segment contains:
- a CDS encoding sensor histidine kinase, with translation MTASTPSALPQPPVLRIDGSRVLLWGATTTATVAILAVSAALSATLYATPVVVALLVSAALGGALLLALVRPAAAVAVSAAAVLLLSLLGSPAGGGPWPVAVPSTIAFAAALGLAAAGGAWRAAGVVWTVAVAATSIVGWSGMRAPATSGAVTADLIVFAAVSAAALGGGVLVARWQDVRRQLLREQRISASEQALREVAEERTRIARELHDVVAHGMSAIQVQASSARYRLPDLSPDAVAEFDELAATARSAMGEMRALLGVLRSEDATAETAPQPGLGDLAALVAAAGRRGAAHLDDRLAPETTAAVDPVLALAVYRIVQESLSNVARHATGAAVEVVVERVSGGLQVAVANSAPPGRPASAPAPDTGGHGIRGMRERAELLGGTLEAAPRADGGFRVRAVLPLRVGKESA, from the coding sequence ATGACAGCGTCGACGCCCAGCGCGCTCCCGCAGCCGCCTGTGTTGCGGATCGACGGCTCGCGCGTCCTGCTCTGGGGCGCCACGACGACGGCGACGGTGGCGATCCTCGCCGTGTCGGCCGCGCTCTCCGCGACCCTCTACGCCACCCCCGTCGTCGTCGCCCTGCTGGTCTCGGCCGCGCTCGGCGGCGCACTCCTGCTCGCGCTGGTGCGGCCGGCGGCCGCGGTCGCCGTCTCCGCGGCGGCCGTCCTCCTGCTGTCCCTGCTCGGCTCCCCGGCAGGTGGTGGCCCGTGGCCGGTGGCAGTGCCGTCGACGATCGCCTTCGCCGCCGCCCTCGGCCTGGCCGCTGCGGGAGGGGCGTGGCGAGCCGCCGGGGTCGTGTGGACGGTCGCCGTCGCCGCGACGTCGATCGTGGGCTGGTCGGGCATGCGCGCTCCCGCGACGTCCGGCGCCGTGACCGCCGACCTGATCGTCTTCGCTGCGGTGAGCGCGGCCGCGCTCGGCGGTGGAGTGCTGGTGGCACGCTGGCAGGACGTCCGGCGGCAGCTCCTGCGGGAGCAGCGCATCTCCGCCTCCGAGCAGGCGCTCCGTGAGGTGGCTGAGGAGCGGACGCGGATCGCGCGGGAACTGCACGACGTGGTCGCCCACGGCATGTCCGCGATCCAGGTGCAGGCCTCGAGCGCGCGGTACCGGCTCCCGGACCTCTCGCCGGACGCCGTCGCGGAGTTCGACGAACTGGCGGCGACCGCGCGCAGCGCCATGGGGGAGATGCGCGCGCTGCTCGGCGTCCTCCGCAGCGAGGACGCGACCGCCGAGACCGCGCCGCAGCCGGGCCTCGGGGACCTCGCCGCGCTCGTCGCCGCGGCGGGTCGCCGCGGAGCCGCGCATCTGGACGACCGGCTCGCGCCCGAGACCACGGCCGCAGTTGACCCGGTCCTGGCCCTCGCTGTCTATCGGATCGTGCAGGAGTCCCTGAGCAACGTTGCGCGTCACGCCACCGGTGCGGCCGTCGAGGTCGTGGTGGAGCGCGTGAGCGGGGGCCTGCAGGTCGCGGTCGCGAACTCCGCGCCTCCCGGGAGGCCGGCCTCCGCGCCCGCGCCCGACACCGGTGGCCACGGCATCCGTGGGATGCGCGAGCGCGCGGAGCTCCTGGGCGGGACGCTCGAGGCGGCGCCGCGCGCCGACGGCGGCTTCCGGGTGCGCGCGGTGCTCCCGCTCCGCGTCGGAAAGGAATCGGCATGA
- the whiA gene encoding DNA-binding protein WhiA yields the protein MALTADVKDELTKVQVSKTTVRAAELATILRFSGGLHLIGGRIAVESELDTPELATRVRKDLAELYGVRSEGSIISASGIRRSPQYLVRVLEGGETLARQTGLLDARRRPIRGLPNRLTTGSREELAAVWRGAFLAHGSLTDPGRSAALEVTCPGNEAAMALVGAAGRLGIAAKAREVRGVHRVVIRDGEAISAMLVQMGAAQTVANWEELRQRREVRATANRLVNFDDANLRRSAQAAVAACARVERALEILGDDVPEHLRYAGELRLSQRDASLDELGHHADPPMTKDAVAGRIRRLLAMADKRAADLGIPGTDANLPADLDEV from the coding sequence TTGGCTCTCACCGCCGACGTCAAGGACGAGCTCACGAAGGTGCAGGTCAGCAAGACGACCGTGCGCGCCGCCGAGCTCGCGACCATCCTCCGCTTCTCCGGCGGACTGCACCTGATCGGCGGCCGCATCGCGGTGGAGAGCGAGCTCGACACCCCCGAGCTCGCCACGCGGGTGCGCAAGGACCTGGCCGAGCTCTACGGCGTCCGCAGCGAAGGATCCATCATCTCCGCCTCCGGCATCCGCCGCAGCCCGCAGTACCTCGTCCGGGTGCTCGAGGGGGGCGAGACCCTCGCCCGCCAGACCGGCCTGCTCGATGCCCGCCGCCGCCCGATCCGAGGCCTCCCCAACCGTCTCACGACCGGCTCACGGGAGGAGCTGGCCGCCGTCTGGCGCGGCGCGTTCCTCGCGCACGGCTCGCTCACCGACCCGGGTCGCTCCGCCGCCCTCGAAGTCACCTGCCCGGGCAACGAGGCTGCGATGGCGCTCGTGGGGGCCGCCGGTCGTCTGGGCATCGCCGCGAAGGCTCGGGAGGTCCGGGGCGTGCACCGCGTCGTCATCCGCGACGGCGAGGCGATCAGCGCGATGCTCGTCCAGATGGGCGCAGCGCAGACCGTCGCCAACTGGGAGGAGCTGCGTCAGCGCCGCGAGGTGCGCGCCACCGCCAACCGGCTGGTCAATTTCGACGACGCGAACCTGCGTCGCTCGGCGCAGGCCGCCGTCGCCGCCTGCGCCCGCGTCGAGCGCGCGCTCGAGATCCTCGGCGACGACGTTCCGGAGCACTTGCGCTACGCCGGCGAGCTGCGCCTCTCGCAGCGCGACGCCAGCCTCGACGAGCTCGGCCACCACGCCGACCCGCCCATGACGAAGGACGCCGTCGCCGGTCGCATCCGCCGCCTTCTCGCGATGGCTGACAAGCGCGCGGCGGATCTGGGAATCCCCGGTACGGATGCCAACCTCCCGGCCGACCTCGACGAGGTGTAG
- the gap gene encoding type I glyceraldehyde-3-phosphate dehydrogenase has protein sequence MSVKIGINGFGRIGRNYLRAALAKGSDLEIVAVNDLTDNKTLAHLLKYDSITGRLDATVELDGDNIVVNGKPIKVLAERDPANLGWGDLGVDIVIESTGRFTKAADAKKHIEAGAKKVIISAPATDEDATFVMGVNEHLYDPAAHNIISNASCTTNCLAPLAKVFNDKFGIERGLMTTVHAYTADQNLQDGPHSDLRRARAAAINIVPTSTGAAKAIGLVLPELKGKLDGFALRVPVPTGSITDLTVTASRPVTVDEIKAAYKEAAEGELKGILKYTEDEIVSSDIVSDPHSSIFDAGLLRVLGDQVKLSSWYDNEWGYSNRLVDLTEYVAERL, from the coding sequence GTGTCCGTAAAGATCGGAATCAACGGGTTCGGTCGCATTGGTCGCAACTACCTGCGCGCGGCCCTCGCGAAGGGCAGCGACCTCGAGATCGTCGCGGTGAACGACCTCACCGACAACAAGACGCTCGCACACCTGCTCAAGTACGACTCGATCACGGGCCGCCTGGACGCCACGGTGGAGCTGGACGGCGACAACATCGTCGTGAACGGCAAGCCGATCAAGGTCCTCGCGGAGCGCGACCCCGCCAACCTCGGCTGGGGCGACCTGGGCGTCGACATCGTCATCGAGTCGACCGGCCGCTTCACCAAGGCCGCCGACGCCAAGAAGCACATCGAGGCCGGCGCCAAGAAGGTCATCATCTCGGCACCCGCGACCGATGAGGACGCCACGTTCGTCATGGGTGTGAACGAGCACCTCTACGACCCCGCCGCGCACAACATCATCTCCAACGCGTCGTGCACCACGAACTGCCTCGCCCCGCTGGCGAAGGTGTTCAACGACAAGTTCGGCATCGAGCGCGGTCTCATGACCACGGTCCACGCGTACACCGCCGACCAGAACCTCCAGGACGGCCCGCACAGCGACCTGCGCCGTGCCCGCGCCGCCGCCATCAACATCGTCCCGACCTCGACCGGCGCCGCGAAGGCGATCGGCCTGGTCCTCCCCGAGCTCAAGGGCAAGCTCGACGGCTTCGCGCTCCGCGTCCCGGTCCCCACCGGCTCGATCACCGACCTGACCGTCACCGCCTCGCGCCCGGTCACCGTCGACGAGATCAAGGCCGCGTACAAGGAGGCCGCCGAGGGCGAGCTCAAGGGAATCCTCAAGTACACGGAGGACGAGATCGTCTCCAGCGACATCGTCTCCGACCCGCACTCGTCGATCTTCGACGCGGGCCTGCTGCGCGTGCTGGGCGACCAGGTCAAGCTCTCGAGCTGGTACGACAACGAGTGGGGCTACTCCAACCGCCTGGTGGACCTGACCGAGTACGTGGCCGAGCGCCTCTAA
- the secG gene encoding preprotein translocase subunit SecG, whose translation MQILQVVLQVLLGITSLLLTLLILLHKGRGGGLSDMFGGGVTSNLGASGVAERNLNRITVVLGIIWIVCIVVLGLITKFSA comes from the coding sequence GTGCAGATTCTCCAGGTCGTCCTGCAGGTGCTGCTGGGCATCACCAGCCTCCTGCTGACGCTGCTCATCCTCTTGCACAAGGGGCGCGGCGGCGGACTCTCCGACATGTTCGGGGGCGGCGTCACCTCCAACCTCGGCGCGTCGGGCGTCGCTGAGCGCAACCTCAACCGCATCACGGTCGTTCTGGGCATCATCTGGATCGTCTGCATCGTCGTGCTCGGGCTGATCACCAAGTTCAGCGCTTAG
- a CDS encoding response regulator has protein sequence MTISVLVADDQAMVRAGFAAILQAQEGIEVLGQAADGAEAVELARRLRPDVVLMDVRMPVMNGIDATRELVRPSRGDPHRPLVLVLTTFDADEYVYDALSAGASGFLLKDAPPADLVQAVRVVADGDALLAPRVTKRLLERFGSLRPAGGAQAQRLAGLTEREREILVLIGRGLSNAEIAAELFIAEQTVKTHVSRVFSKLGLRDRVQAVILAFDAGLVAPNP, from the coding sequence ATGACGATCAGCGTGCTCGTCGCGGACGATCAGGCGATGGTGCGCGCGGGCTTCGCCGCGATCCTCCAGGCGCAGGAGGGGATCGAGGTGCTCGGTCAGGCGGCCGACGGCGCCGAGGCGGTGGAGCTGGCGCGCCGCCTGCGGCCTGATGTCGTGCTGATGGATGTGCGCATGCCGGTGATGAACGGAATCGACGCCACCCGAGAGCTGGTGCGCCCGAGCCGTGGCGATCCGCATCGCCCGCTCGTGCTGGTCCTCACCACGTTCGACGCCGACGAGTACGTCTACGACGCGCTCAGCGCGGGCGCGAGCGGCTTCCTGCTGAAGGATGCCCCTCCCGCCGATCTCGTGCAGGCCGTGCGCGTGGTCGCCGACGGAGACGCCCTCCTCGCCCCGCGGGTCACCAAGCGTCTGCTGGAGCGCTTCGGCTCCCTTCGGCCGGCGGGGGGCGCGCAGGCGCAGCGCCTCGCCGGCCTGACCGAGCGCGAGCGGGAGATCCTGGTGCTGATCGGGCGCGGTCTCTCCAACGCCGAGATCGCCGCCGAGCTGTTCATCGCCGAGCAGACGGTCAAGACCCACGTGAGCCGCGTGTTCTCCAAGCTGGGGCTCCGCGACCGGGTGCAGGCGGTCATCCTGGCCTTCGACGCGGGACTCGTCGCGCCGAACCCCTGA
- a CDS encoding phosphoglycerate kinase: protein MTLRTLDSLGSLAGKRVVVRCDLNVPLKDGQITDDGRVRASIPTLNALINQGAKVVVISHLGRPEGAPDAKYSLAPVAQRLSELLGKPVTFAQDTVGQGAADAVAGLQDGDVALLENLRFNPGETSKDDAERAAFAAKLAAFGDAFVSDGFGVVHRKQASVYELAQALPSAAGTLIATELDVLDRLTENPERPYVVVLGGSKVSDKLGVIGHLLPRVDSLLIGGGMLFTFLAALGHKVGSSLLEADQIDTVKGYLAQANERGVEIVLPRDVVVASKFGADAEHVVRPVDAIEDTDWGASGLGLDIGPETAQLFSEYVRGARTVFWNGPMGVFELAPFAAGTKAVAQALTEVDGLGVVGGGDSAAAVRALGFSDDQFGHISTGGGASLEFLEGKRLPGLEVLGWQQ, encoded by the coding sequence GTGACGCTCCGCACCCTTGACTCACTCGGTTCGCTCGCCGGCAAGCGTGTCGTCGTCCGCTGTGATCTGAACGTCCCCCTGAAGGACGGCCAGATCACGGACGACGGCCGTGTGCGAGCGTCGATTCCCACCCTGAACGCCCTGATCAACCAGGGCGCGAAGGTGGTCGTCATCTCCCATCTGGGTCGCCCCGAGGGCGCACCCGATGCGAAGTACAGCCTGGCGCCGGTCGCCCAGCGGCTCTCCGAGCTGCTGGGCAAGCCGGTGACCTTCGCGCAGGACACGGTCGGCCAGGGCGCCGCAGACGCTGTCGCCGGCCTCCAGGACGGCGATGTCGCCCTGCTCGAGAACCTCCGCTTCAACCCGGGGGAGACCAGCAAGGACGACGCCGAGCGCGCCGCGTTCGCCGCGAAGCTCGCGGCCTTCGGCGACGCCTTCGTCTCCGACGGCTTCGGAGTCGTGCACCGCAAGCAGGCCAGCGTGTACGAGCTGGCGCAGGCGCTTCCGAGTGCCGCGGGCACGCTCATCGCGACCGAGCTGGACGTGCTCGATCGGCTCACCGAGAACCCCGAGCGGCCGTACGTGGTCGTCCTCGGCGGCTCGAAGGTCTCGGACAAGCTCGGCGTGATCGGCCACCTGCTGCCGCGCGTCGACTCGCTGCTCATCGGTGGCGGGATGCTCTTCACCTTCCTCGCCGCCCTCGGCCACAAGGTCGGATCGAGCCTGCTCGAGGCCGACCAGATCGACACCGTGAAGGGCTACCTCGCTCAGGCGAACGAGCGCGGCGTCGAGATCGTGCTGCCGCGCGACGTGGTCGTCGCCTCGAAGTTCGGCGCCGACGCGGAGCACGTGGTGCGCCCGGTCGACGCCATCGAGGACACCGACTGGGGCGCCTCCGGTCTCGGTCTCGACATCGGCCCGGAGACCGCGCAGCTCTTCTCGGAATACGTCCGTGGTGCACGCACCGTCTTCTGGAACGGCCCCATGGGCGTGTTCGAGTTGGCCCCGTTCGCGGCCGGCACCAAGGCCGTCGCGCAGGCGCTGACCGAGGTCGACGGTCTCGGCGTCGTCGGCGGCGGCGACTCGGCCGCTGCGGTCCGCGCGCTCGGTTTCTCGGACGATCAGTTCGGTCACATCTCGACGGGCGGTGGAGCGAGTCTCGAGTTCCTCGAGGGCAAGCGCCTCCCGGGTCTGGAGGTCCTCGGATGGCAGCAGTGA
- a CDS encoding DedA family protein, producing the protein MEALNEFIAHAAASPWVYLVVFAVVLVDAFFPPVPSESVVIAAAAAAVAVGAPSLPLVLACAAAGAIAGDNLTFAVGRLVPIDRIERLRPLRGPRTSAALARARRGLHQRTGVLLLSARYVPVGRVAVNLMAGASRIAPARFLLLSSVAGVSWALYSVTVGVVAAHWLGGNALLAMAVGIVLGVTVGIGIDAGLRAHAKRREARSGAGSPRPVAPARGTARRTAPTVRTVAQDRQEARG; encoded by the coding sequence ATGGAAGCCCTCAACGAGTTCATCGCCCACGCGGCCGCGTCCCCGTGGGTGTATCTGGTCGTCTTCGCCGTCGTGCTCGTGGACGCGTTCTTCCCACCCGTGCCCAGCGAGTCCGTGGTGATCGCGGCAGCGGCGGCCGCCGTCGCCGTCGGGGCGCCGAGCCTGCCGCTGGTGCTCGCGTGCGCCGCCGCGGGGGCGATCGCGGGCGACAACCTCACCTTCGCGGTGGGGCGTCTCGTGCCCATCGACCGCATCGAGCGTCTCCGCCCGCTGCGCGGCCCGCGCACGAGCGCGGCGCTGGCACGTGCCCGTCGCGGACTGCATCAGCGGACCGGCGTTCTGCTCCTGTCGGCGCGATACGTGCCGGTGGGCCGGGTGGCCGTCAACCTCATGGCGGGCGCCTCGCGGATCGCGCCGGCGCGCTTCCTGCTGCTGTCCTCCGTCGCGGGGGTCTCGTGGGCCCTCTACTCCGTTACTGTGGGGGTGGTCGCCGCGCACTGGCTCGGCGGCAACGCGCTCCTCGCGATGGCCGTCGGGATCGTCCTGGGCGTGACGGTGGGCATCGGGATCGATGCCGGGCTGCGCGCTCATGCGAAGCGACGCGAGGCACGTTCGGGCGCTGGATCGCCGCGCCCCGTCGCTCCCGCCCGCGGGACGGCACGAAGAACAGCGCCGACGGTTCGCACCGTCGCACAGGACCGGCAGGAGGCCCGCGGATGA
- the rapZ gene encoding RNase adapter RapZ, with the protein MATDTAQQEVLIVTGMSGAGRSTVANALEDLDWYVVDNLPPQMLRPLIELANRADSGLPRIAAVVDVRGRNFFADLREMIQSLREGTKVRVLFLEAADSVLVRRFEQVRRPHPLQGDGTILDGITAERARLREIREASDLIVDTSDLNIHQLATNITETFASEGTAGVQVTVQSFGFKYGLPPDADLVADARFLPNPFWNPELRPHTGLDEVVRDFVLSQNGAEEFVSAYVLALRPIFEGYQRENKRHATIAIGCTGGKHRSVAIAEELAARLRSFPGLAVNTKHRDLGRE; encoded by the coding sequence GTGGCCACCGACACCGCGCAGCAGGAAGTGCTGATCGTCACGGGCATGTCGGGGGCGGGCCGTTCGACGGTCGCCAACGCGCTCGAGGACCTCGACTGGTACGTGGTCGACAACCTCCCTCCCCAGATGCTGCGCCCGCTCATCGAGCTCGCGAACCGGGCCGATTCCGGCCTGCCCCGGATCGCGGCCGTCGTCGACGTCCGCGGCCGCAACTTCTTCGCCGACCTGCGCGAGATGATCCAGAGCCTGCGCGAGGGCACGAAGGTGCGCGTGCTGTTCCTGGAGGCCGCCGACTCCGTGCTCGTCCGCCGGTTCGAGCAGGTGCGGCGCCCGCATCCCCTGCAGGGTGATGGCACCATCCTGGATGGGATCACCGCGGAGAGGGCGCGTCTGCGCGAGATCCGCGAGGCGAGCGACCTCATCGTCGACACCTCCGACCTGAACATCCACCAGCTGGCGACCAACATCACGGAGACGTTCGCCTCCGAGGGCACGGCGGGCGTGCAGGTCACCGTCCAGAGCTTCGGCTTCAAATACGGGCTGCCGCCGGACGCCGACCTCGTGGCCGACGCGCGCTTCCTGCCCAACCCGTTCTGGAACCCGGAGCTGCGGCCGCACACCGGTCTCGACGAGGTCGTGCGCGACTTCGTCCTGAGCCAGAACGGGGCGGAGGAGTTCGTCTCCGCGTACGTGCTGGCGCTCCGTCCGATCTTCGAGGGGTACCAGCGCGAGAACAAACGGCATGCCACGATCGCGATAGGCTGCACGGGAGGGAAGCACCGGTCCGTCGCGATTGCGGAAGAGCTCGCGGCACGGTTGCGCAGTTTCCCGGGTCTCGCGGTGAACACCAAACACCGCGACCTCGGCCGTGAATGA
- a CDS encoding acyltransferase family protein — translation MTLSLATRAPERREPPARRDAAVDLARSASLVVVVLLHALMVGVGAGAAGPVLENAMEHWPGFAALSWLVQVMPLFFVLGGFSSYTQWERMRGRGAGYGEYLGARVRRLFVPAAVALGGVAVLLSALTLAGVPESLVAVAGFRMSQPLWFLGVYVLCTVGVPPMVALHRRAPVLGLLAPVALALAADVVRVSTGVTGVGFANLVFVWLAVQQLGFWLADGRVGALRPRTLLLGAAGAAALLAGVCATGFWSFDMLANLNPPVSALVLLGAIQLALFAVVAPALRSAATRPGVEAVVAWISARAMTVYLWHMPVLIVLAGALLVSGTTLPPILSAEWWSSRPVWFAVVLIAVAGAVAVAGRIETAPARPDTAPQVSPVTAVTGAVAGASGVVLTLVTGGSAAAWVVAAALACAAPLIMRRTSISAAVSR, via the coding sequence ATGACCCTGTCCCTCGCGACCCGCGCACCGGAGCGGCGTGAACCGCCGGCCCGCAGGGATGCGGCCGTCGACCTGGCGCGCTCCGCCTCTCTTGTGGTCGTCGTGCTGCTGCACGCGCTCATGGTCGGCGTCGGCGCCGGAGCGGCGGGTCCGGTGCTCGAGAACGCCATGGAGCACTGGCCGGGCTTCGCCGCGCTGAGCTGGCTCGTGCAGGTCATGCCGTTGTTCTTCGTCCTGGGCGGGTTCTCGTCGTACACCCAGTGGGAGCGGATGCGGGGGCGGGGCGCTGGCTACGGCGAATACCTGGGGGCGCGTGTGCGCCGGCTGTTCGTGCCCGCCGCGGTCGCCCTCGGCGGCGTGGCCGTGCTCCTGAGCGCGCTCACGCTCGCGGGGGTCCCGGAGTCCCTCGTCGCCGTCGCCGGCTTCCGGATGAGCCAGCCGCTGTGGTTCCTGGGCGTGTACGTGCTCTGCACGGTCGGCGTCCCGCCGATGGTCGCCCTCCATCGTCGCGCGCCGGTGCTCGGCCTGCTCGCGCCGGTCGCTCTCGCGCTGGCCGCCGACGTCGTCCGGGTGTCGACGGGCGTCACGGGGGTGGGATTCGCCAACCTCGTCTTCGTCTGGCTGGCGGTCCAGCAGCTCGGCTTCTGGCTGGCCGACGGGCGGGTGGGCGCACTCCGCCCCCGCACGCTGCTCCTCGGCGCGGCGGGCGCCGCCGCACTGCTGGCGGGGGTGTGCGCAACGGGCTTCTGGTCCTTCGACATGCTCGCGAACCTCAATCCGCCGGTGTCGGCTCTCGTGCTGCTCGGCGCGATCCAGCTCGCGCTCTTCGCGGTCGTCGCCCCCGCTCTGCGTTCCGCAGCGACACGCCCGGGTGTGGAGGCCGTGGTGGCGTGGATCTCGGCGCGTGCGATGACGGTCTACCTGTGGCACATGCCGGTGCTGATCGTGCTCGCGGGGGCGCTGCTGGTCTCCGGCACCACGCTTCCCCCGATCCTGAGTGCGGAGTGGTGGTCGTCCCGCCCGGTGTGGTTCGCGGTCGTCCTGATCGCCGTCGCCGGGGCGGTGGCCGTGGCCGGACGCATCGAGACCGCCCCCGCGCGCCCCGACACGGCGCCGCAGGTCTCCCCGGTCACGGCCGTCACGGGAGCCGTGGCCGGCGCGTCGGGCGTCGTGCTGACGCTCGTGACGGGAGGCTCAGCGGCCGCCTGGGTCGTCGCCGCTGCGCTCGCGTGCGCGGCCCCACTGATTATGCGCAGGACATCCATCTCGGCCGCCGTCTCTCGGTAG
- the tpiA gene encoding triose-phosphate isomerase → MAAVNPSVRRVPLIAGNWKMNLDHLQAIAVVQKLAWTLKDAGHDFSAVEAAVFPPFTDLRSVQTLVSADKLPIAFGGQDVSEHVSGAYTGEISAAFLAALECRYVIIGHSERRTLHGETDEQVAAKTAQAIAHNIAPIICVGETAEDLEVHGASAVPVAQLRAALAQVDSAADFVVAYEPVWAIGSGQAATPEQAEQVAAALRAVIVELLGADVAAKTRILYGGSVKSGNIAAFMREPNVDGALVGGASLDVAEFASIIRYQKHVGL, encoded by the coding sequence ATGGCAGCAGTGAACCCTTCGGTGCGGCGTGTTCCGCTCATCGCCGGCAACTGGAAGATGAACCTGGACCACCTCCAGGCCATCGCGGTCGTGCAGAAGCTCGCGTGGACGCTCAAAGACGCGGGCCACGATTTCTCTGCGGTCGAGGCGGCGGTCTTCCCGCCGTTCACCGATCTGCGCAGCGTGCAGACGCTGGTGTCGGCCGACAAGCTCCCGATCGCCTTCGGCGGTCAGGATGTCTCCGAGCACGTCTCGGGCGCCTACACGGGCGAGATCTCGGCGGCGTTCCTCGCCGCCCTCGAATGCCGCTACGTGATCATCGGCCACTCCGAGCGTCGCACCCTCCACGGTGAGACCGACGAGCAGGTGGCAGCGAAGACGGCCCAGGCGATCGCGCACAACATCGCCCCGATCATCTGTGTGGGGGAGACCGCGGAGGACCTCGAGGTGCACGGCGCCAGCGCCGTGCCGGTCGCGCAGCTGCGCGCCGCGCTCGCGCAGGTCGACTCGGCCGCCGATTTCGTGGTCGCGTACGAGCCGGTCTGGGCCATCGGGTCCGGCCAGGCGGCGACGCCGGAGCAAGCCGAGCAGGTGGCGGCCGCGCTGCGCGCCGTCATCGTCGAGCTGCTAGGCGCCGACGTCGCGGCGAAGACGCGCATCCTCTACGGTGGTTCGGTGAAGTCCGGCAACATCGCCGCGTTCATGCGCGAGCCGAACGTCGACGGTGCGCTCGTCGGCGGCGCGAGCCTCGACGTGGCCGAGTTCGCGAGCATCATCCGCTACCAGAAGCACGTCGGTCTCTGA
- a CDS encoding RNA polymerase-binding protein RbpA translates to MASGGSAIRGSRVGAGPMGEQDRGFHADRIAVSYWDALGNETVRYFAANLPEEEIPETIDSPSSGLPAGRDRENPPSVAKAEPYKTHLAYVKERRSEEEAEQLLEDALNQLRARRGKPTSN, encoded by the coding sequence ATGGCTTCCGGAGGAAGTGCAATCCGTGGTTCGCGCGTCGGCGCGGGCCCGATGGGCGAGCAGGACCGCGGGTTCCACGCGGACCGCATCGCCGTGTCGTACTGGGATGCGCTCGGCAACGAGACCGTCCGCTACTTCGCGGCCAACCTGCCCGAGGAGGAGATCCCCGAGACCATCGATTCGCCGTCCAGCGGCCTGCCTGCCGGACGCGATCGGGAGAACCCGCCGTCGGTCGCGAAGGCCGAGCCGTACAAGACGCACCTCGCCTACGTGAAGGAGCGCCGTTCGGAGGAGGAAGCGGAGCAGCTGCTCGAGGACGCCCTCAACCAGCTCCGCGCCCGCCGCGGCAAGCCCACCAGCAACTGA
- a CDS encoding superoxide dismutase: MADYTLADLPYDYSALEPNISGRIMELHHDKHHKAYVDGANTALVKLAEARDADDLANVNKLQKDLAFNLAGHVNHTVFWNNLSPDGGDKPTGELASAIDEFFGSFDKFRAHFTASALGIQGSGWSILAWDSLGQKLIIEQLYDHQGNLAAATVPLLLLDMWEHAFYLDYVNVKADYVKAFWNITNWADVQDRFLKAREKTSGLLLLS; encoded by the coding sequence ATGGCTGACTACACGCTCGCCGACCTTCCGTACGACTACTCGGCGCTCGAGCCGAACATCAGCGGTCGGATCATGGAGCTGCACCACGACAAGCACCACAAGGCGTATGTCGACGGTGCGAACACCGCGCTCGTGAAGCTGGCCGAGGCCCGCGACGCGGACGACCTCGCCAACGTCAACAAGCTCCAGAAGGACCTCGCGTTCAACCTCGCCGGTCACGTGAACCACACGGTGTTCTGGAACAACCTCTCGCCGGACGGCGGCGACAAGCCGACCGGCGAGCTCGCCTCGGCGATCGACGAGTTCTTCGGCTCGTTCGACAAGTTCCGCGCTCACTTCACCGCGTCGGCGCTCGGCATCCAGGGCTCCGGCTGGTCGATCCTCGCGTGGGACTCGCTGGGCCAGAAGCTCATCATCGAGCAGCTGTACGACCACCAGGGCAACCTCGCAGCGGCGACCGTTCCGCTCCTCCTGCTCGACATGTGGGAGCACGCCTTCTACCTCGACTACGTCAACGTGAAGGCCGACTACGTGAAGGCGTTCTGGAACATCACGAACTGGGCCGACGTCCAGGACCGCTTCCTGAAGGCGCGCGAAAAGACCTCGGGCCTGCTGCTACTGTCGTAG